The genomic stretch GCTACGTGGCGCGTCACTACAGCGGCCGCCACATGAGCTGGTTACATGCGTGCTGGGGTATCGGAGCGACAACGGGACCTCTGGTCGTTGCGGCGTGCCTGGGCGCGCCGGAAGGGTGGCGCGCCGGCTACACGATCATCGGAAGCATCCAGCTCGGACTGGCGGGATTGTTCGCCTGTTCGCTTCCGTTGTGGCGGGTGGTCCCGGAGCGCACGACCTTCGACGAGTCGAATGCGGGGAGTGGGGCGACCAAGGCACCCACCACCGGAGCCGATTCGCCCGCAGGTTGGCTCTCCGCGGCTATTTTCGCCCTCTACGTGGCGGTGGAAACGACGACCGGATTGTGGGCGAGCACCGTGTTGGTGGTGTCTCGGGGAATTGCTCCCGAAACGGCAGGACTGTGCGCGACGGGCTACTACGGAGCCATCACGGTGGGTCGGGTACTGTCGGGATTCTTCGTCGATCGCACAGGCAACCGCCGTATGGTGACGGCGGGTTTGTCGGTCGCGATCGCGGGCGTGCTCGCTCTAACGGTCGCCGGGAACGTGTGGACGGCGGCACTCGCGCTCGTGATGATCGGGCTCGGTTTCGCGCCAGTGTACCCCTGCCTCATGCACGAGGTGCCGCGGCGGTTTGCCCCGCATGCGGCCTTGACCGTGATGGGCAGGCAATCGGCGGCGTCCTACGCGGGTGCAGCGGCCATGCCGGCGGTGACCGGCTGGTTCGTGCAGAACGTTTCCGTGGACAGTGTCGTGTGGATGGTGCTCGGCGGAACGCTGACGATGGGATTGGCGATCCGGCGACTCGACCGCATCACTTGAGACGAAGGCAGGCGTTCATTCCGCCGCAACCGGAGGGGTCGGAGGACCGGCTTCGTATTGAGCCGCGGTGATGTCCGCGACGCTGATACGGCGGACCGTGCGCATCACGGGTAGCCCCGGAGGGAACTTTCCGCCGGCGAAGTAAGTGTGGTAGCCGACATCGCGTTGCGGGAAGTTGTACCAGTAGGTGAAAACGCTCTGGTACCACGGCCCTTTCGATACTTCGTTCTCGTAGAGGCATACGACCGAACCGCGGTAACGATACGTCTTGTTCGTCCAATTCTCGAGGAAGCGAACGAAGTTGTGGACGCCGCCGGCCCATTGGTTGTTCGTTCCGACTCCCGAAGTATTGAGATTCGTGGGAACGATACCCGAAATGATGCCGGCCGACACTTCGGTGAACGCGGCGGTGTTGAGCGTCGACTTTGCACTCTGACCCATGTCGCCGTCGTTGTACACGCTCGATAGAAGGGTGACGGCATCGGCGGCGATGAGGGCGGGAAGCTCGGTGTTGGTGAGCGGGTTCGTCGTGTCGGGCGCGCTGGACGATCCTGTGCTGGAATTGCCGTCGGCATTGTAGTTGCCCATGATGTAGACGGGGCCGTTGGTGGCGAACGTGAGGCCGTCGTCGCGGCGACTCAGGTCGCTGGGCAACGACGGAAGGACCGAAGCGTTGCGCAACACGACGGCGTATCCGGGGGTCGTCGCGGTGGGGCCGACGGCCGGTCGAATCTTGTCCGTCGTATCTCGAGCGGAAACGGCGCTGTTCGAGTAAGGAACGAGCGGCAGTTGCACGTACACTATTCCGGAGTAGGAAACGTCGGGGTCGTACACCTTCAACGAGCTGTCGATTTGGTCCTCCCATTCGGCGGCCGGCGCGTTGAGAAAGGTGTGGAAGGCGGCCATGTCTATCTGAAGCGTGTGGTGTGCCCCCATGAGGCCGTTGTTCGACGAGCCTCCTTGGTAACCCTGGCGGCGATCGTAGAGGCCGTATCGATTCGCGACGCCGGACGAAGGATCGACATCCGTCGCAGCGAGGCTTCGGTTCCCCGCGGTACCGCTTCCGGTTTCGACGTATTTCACGATCTTGATCGCATCGTTCAACTTCTGGAGAAGTGCCGGGCTCATGCGGGCGGGATCCACGACGTATTCG from Opitutales bacterium ASA1 encodes the following:
- a CDS encoding MFS transporter, which translates into the protein MGLAGLWFDSVDIRATLACVPRPASLLLVVIYLGFISLGLPDGTLGVAWPRMHGDLSLPVGLAGVLLLIGTVLSGCSSMASGAIIRRFTTGPVVLTSCLLTGGGMLLLARAEGVWWLVAAAVPLGIGAGAVDVGLNGYVARHYSGRHMSWLHACWGIGATTGPLVVAACLGAPEGWRAGYTIIGSIQLGLAGLFACSLPLWRVVPERTTFDESNAGSGATKAPTTGADSPAGWLSAAIFALYVAVETTTGLWASTVLVVSRGIAPETAGLCATGYYGAITVGRVLSGFFVDRTGNRRMVTAGLSVAIAGVLALTVAGNVWTAALALVMIGLGFAPVYPCLMHEVPRRFAPHAALTVMGRQSAASYAGAAAMPAVTGWFVQNVSVDSVVWMVLGGTLTMGLAIRRLDRIT